One genomic window of Odocoileus virginianus isolate 20LAN1187 ecotype Illinois chromosome 8, Ovbor_1.2, whole genome shotgun sequence includes the following:
- the LOC139036245 gene encoding E3 ubiquitin-protein ligase RNF5 yields MAAAEEEDGGTEGPNRERGGAGATFECNICLETAREAVVSVCGHLYCWPCLHQWLETRPERQECPVCKAGISRENVVPLYGRGSQKPQDPRLKTPPRPQGQRPAPESRGGFQPFGDTGGFHFSFGVGAFPFGFFTTVFNTHEPFRRGTGVDLGQGHPASSWQDSLFLFLAIFFFFWLLSI; encoded by the coding sequence ATGGCAGCAGCGGAGGAGGAGGACGGGGGCACCGAAGGGCCAAACCGcgagcggggcggggcgggcgcgaCCTTCGAATGTAATATATGTTTGGAGACTGCTCGGGAAGCTGTGGTCAGTGTGTGTGGCCACCTGTACTGTTGGCCCTGTCTTCATCAGTGGCTGGAGACACGGCCAGAGAGGCAAGAGTGCCCAGTGTGCAAAGCTGGGATCAGCAGAGAAAATGTTGTCCCCCTCTATGGGCGAGGGAGCCAGAAGCCCCAGGATCCCAGATTGAaaaccccaccccgcccccagggccAGCGACCCGCTCCTGAGAGCAGAGGGGGATTCCAGCCATTTGGCGATACTGGGGGCTTTCACTTCTCATTTGGTGTTGGTGCTTTTCCCTTTGGCTTTTTCACCACCGTCTTCAATACCCATGAACCGTTCCGTCGGGGTACAGGTGTGGATCTGGGACAGGGTCACCCGGCCTCCAGCTGGCAGGACTCCCTCTTCCTGTTTCTCGccatcttcttctttttctggctgcTCAGTATTTGA